The Acidimicrobiia bacterium sequence ACAATCCATCGATCATCCAGCTCCTCAACGTGATTGGGAGCATTCATCCAGTTGAGCGGTTTGTAGGCGCCCCCATCAGCGTGAATGGCGACGCACCCGTCTGCCTTCACCATGAGCAAACGGATAGCTGGAGGTAGGTACGCCGTCAGACGTCCCTCATAATCCACACTGCATCTCGCTATGACCAGCCGCACGATGCGCAAGCGTAACCGGACTTGTCGTAAGGGGACGGATCGGCCAGCCTGTCATTTATGCATGACGTGAGCGCCAAATGGCTGTCGAAAATCCATGCCGGCGCCTACCGGGCCACCCGGGGCCGGGTCGGCCGACAGTTCGTCAACAACAGTATGTTGCTGTTGACCACCAGAGGCCGCCGGACCGGCCGCCCTCACACCGTGCCGCTGCTTTACCTCCGTGATGGTTCGCGACTCGTAATCATTGCGTCATGGGGCGGTCGCGACTATCCGCCCCATTGGTACCTGAACTTGATCGCCCATCCCGAAGTGTTAGTCCAAATCGAAGGCAACCGATTTGAGGCGACTGCCACCGAAGCCAC is a genomic window containing:
- a CDS encoding nitroreductase family deazaflavin-dependent oxidoreductase; amino-acid sequence: MHDVSAKWLSKIHAGAYRATRGRVGRQFVNNSMLLLTTRGRRTGRPHTVPLLYLRDGSRLVIIASWGGRDYPPHWYLNLIAHPEVLVQIEGNRFEATATEATDEQRATWWPRIVKAYEGYAEYQARTDRQIPVIFVDQG